cttccctttccccctctatcCCCAGCGCCGGCCATGGGCACACAACACACACAGACACGAGCGTACACGACACAAGCGGCCGGCAAGGGAGTTGACAGAAAGGGGGCCAGGTTGGGGAGCTCTTTGCTCAGCCCGAAAAGTATCTGGAGGGGGTTTGAGTCCCCTCCCCAATGTGGCACACTTTATCCCCCATATTTTCCCAATAGCCCTGGACCATGCCCCACCCctccccaatcctgccactataGCTTTCCCTTCTAACCATGGATTTCTATTGTCAAAGTTTGTCCCTTTATTTTCCATATATCCTGGTTCTGCCTCAGCTACCATATTTGCAGATGATTCTCTGTTGCCAGCGCCAGCAGGAGGAGCAGGTAATGAAACTCTCTGAATGATATAATTATGCCTACCCCCTGCCAGTCCCAAACCCCACTTGCCACAGCCCCGGGGAAATCAAGGAGAAGAAAGATTGCGCGGCCACAAATCgggatacacagacacacatagacacactcacacaccctgCTGGGCTCTCCggcctccccttcccttctctcctctccttttctcttttcccaactGTAGAAGGCACTTGTCTACTAGAGTGGATAGGGTTCTTGGGAAAGCATCTGAATCTTGGAGGCTTTAGCTATGTCTCCCTGCTCTATCCTGCTAAATATATAAGGGTCCAGTGACCCCCTGGGGGGAGGCATATGGGCTGAAGAGGTGTAGTGGAGCCTTCTGTTAGTTACTCTCCGTCTCCACAGCAGAAAGCAGTGCTCCTTTGTTTTTAAGGCAGCTTTTAGTCACAGGCATCAAAATTGGTTAAACTAACTTTTTTTGACTACTCATCTGAGAAGCTCTTTTCAGATGATTGATCTTTCTGGTGATGTAGAGGGGTAAGATGAATGACCAGAAACTGATTTAGTCTCTTAGATGAGCTCTGAAGGTATCCTGCCCTCTGCCTTTTCTTGTCTTGAAATCAGAATTGTGCTTTTGCTGACCGGAGAGGGACTAGAACTTCCAAGGGTTCCACCGATTATGCAGACAACAACTTCTTTGGATTAAGGGTTTAAGGGAAAGTGTAGTCTTTGAATGGTCTTTTGGCAGGAGGAGAAATGGAGGAACATGACAGTTCCCAGGCCTTCCCACCCAAAGGTCCCTGCTAACTggcctcctttctcctccctgtcctccccttccctcctcccctcccccctcccaacaTCCCTTCCCCTGCAGACGGGCAGCGGGCAACGTAGCCAGACCAGCTCCATCCCGCAGAAGCCCCAGAGCAGCAAGTCTGCCTACAACAGCTACAGCTGGGGGGCCAACTGAGGCCCTGGCCCTCTTCACCTCCTTGGCCCCCCTACCTGCCGAGAGGGCCTCTCAGCCTGGCACCTAAGGAAACAGCTACAACACAAAAGCACGTGGAGTGGAGGGTCCTGCTGCCCCCCCGCAGCCTGCCCCAGGCCTCAGCTTCACTTCTGAAGGcccatttctttcctctcctacCTATCCTCTTGTATGTAATATAggatttgtattttttcctttctcttttttcttctctccccacaCTACCCCTGCATTCAAGATTATGAAACTCTTTGCTGTGGGCTCTggccttcctcttcctcttcctactcaCCCTGGTGGTGGGAAGTAGCTGGGGGAGAGGACTTCAAATAGATATCATCAGCCCAACAGTCCTAAGTCTCCctttttattattaggaaaacaaaacaaaaaagtcatgAATATGAACAGAATTGTCAGATGAATTAGTtgaagtggtttttttttgtaCTGTGTCCTCAAATTTAATGGATTAATGTGTcttgtatatataaaaagaaaacctcTACCTTCAGCCTCTGCCCATTCTTGCTTCGTCTAGGATGTCCTCAGTCTCCCTGATGACCAGCTGGGTGAATAAGTATTACTGTACCAACTGGGCCTCCACTAGCAGGCTCCGAAGGCAGTGGAATAAAATGAACTCTTCGCCCTTTAACAACTCCTAACTATGATGTGCCGGTGTCCCCTTCTTCCTGACCCTGAGAGTCATTCAGCTCAGTTCTCAGAAGCACCTCACCTTTAGTGTTAAAGTAGGGAGTGAGAAAGGCAGTGGGGAGAAACTGGATTGGAAACAATGTTTTCAGACAGAAAAGCAATGAAACATGGGCTGCTCTAAACAAACTACTTGGGAAGTATCCAGGAGTAGGGTACACGACACTGGCAGAACCAGTTTGTGTTTGGTGTAGTATGGTCAAAGACCATACCAGTTATTCCTGTTCTCCCACATTTTCCATTGGGGGTCTTGTTTAGGTAAAGGGGTGGAAACAGGGAGGATACTTTTGGGGGAGATAGCAATAAACCCATCTGGCCCCCAccctttccctttccatctcATCATTGCCCCCTTTTCAGGATCTACCCTACTCTAGGGGTCAAAGAGGAGCCATCCTCCTATTCCTACAAAGTTTAATAATTAGGGGCAAGGACGGAGGAAGTCCGTGTCATGTCTCCGCATTTGCCTTTGTAAGCATTGAAAGGGTCTCGAAGAGACATCTTGTCCATCTTGCTTTTAGACGTACCAGCCTGGCAAGAATCAGAACTTTAGAACGTTCGAGCAGACAGGCACCTGAGGGATGGATCTCAGCCAATGCGAGGCCCCGCTGTCCTGAGGCTTTTTGTCTCGTTTGCGTAGTTTACCCCGTACTCTTCCACGGAGGAGGCTGCCCCTTCTCTTGTTCTGGTTCCGCTCTCCCCGAGGGGCGGGCTCCACTACGCTCGGCCCGGCTTGCCAGGCTTCCCTGCAGGGCttagggcagctagggggcgtgGGTGGCCATGGGGAGGTACCGACGGGATAGCTTTGTGCCCGAGCCCCAACCCTCTTCCTTCCAGCCCGAGCTTTCCCGTCGTACCGACGGCTTTCGGCCCTCCTCCCGGCAAGGGCCACTGGGCTTTCAGTACGGACAAAAAGGGGGTGGGTAGAAGGGGGAAGAGTTGGAGCTGAGCCGGTCCCTCCCCAGGGGAGTAACCCTTAAAGGACCCGTCGGAGAACACGCCGACGGAGTAAAGGAGGCAGGGATTCTGCTTCCATAAGCATGCCTCCCAATACCCTCCTAATCGAGAAGCCCCACCATCACCCCGCCCCCCTCAAACTACGGATCTCACGGGAGTAAAAGGCAGTCCGCCTCGCCTCGGCCTCATCCGGCTTCCGTCAGCCTCCAGCCAATCGCCTCCGGGCCCCGCCTCCTGCCGCTTCTCCCACTTTCCCATGAGCCCGCTCTCACGTTCATTTTACGACAGTGTGACTATTTTTTCATCAGTGTCGGGACTACCTTCTAGGGTAGCAAAGCTTTCCCGGAGCGCGGTCGGGCTGCCCTCACGCTTTCCGGCAGTGTGGCTCATCAGCCCTCCTTGAGCTAAGGTCACTTTCCGGCAGTGTGGCGGGGTTCCGCCGTCTGGCGCCCGCAGGGGCTTGGGGTTTCCAAGACCGAGAACTGGAGTTCTCCTGAGGGATGAGCCTTTTCGACATTTTCCGGGGCTTTTTCGGATTCCCGGGGCCTCAGAGGTGACAGTGAGACCCGGACGGGTAAAGCGGGGGGTGGGTAGTAGGGGGCCTTCCCATTTGGGCCTCGGTCCCTAATATCTCCCTCCACCTCCACCATATCTCACACCCAGCCAAAGTATCCCAATAGACGGGAAGCGGGGAGGTGGCAGTGGCGGGGTCGGTGTCTACAGCATTCATTTCagtgtttacacacacacacacacacacacacacacacacacacacacacacacacacatacacacatgcatgcacgcgcacacacacacgcatgcgcACACGCTCCCTGCTCCCCCATCTCCTCAGGATCGCCAGGGCACCTAAGCGGCGGGGGTGGGGGAATGGGGGGTGCTTGCCTGGCCTGGGCTGACGCCACCTTCCTGGAAGCTGCAGGAGAGTGACCaagatggggggtggggggaagccgAGGAGACTCCTAGGTCTCCCAAGTCGTAAGCACACGCGGCCACAGCAGCCTCCCCCCCAGGCCCCTGCCTGCCGAGCTGCTGGATGCTCAGGGCAGTTGCCTTTCTTGTCGGCATCTTTGTGGTCCTCCTTCTGCCTCCCAGACCTCGGGATCCCTTCTTTGGAGGGATTACTAGAGAAGAGGATGACGAAGATGAAGACGAGGAGGGAAGAGGCGGGGCTCCCTGGGGGCCCAGGTTTGGGGGCCCCGGCTCCTCCGAGGACTTCACTTTTGGCTTTGGCTTTGGCTCGGAAGATGAGATGCGATTCCACGACAACTTTGGCTTCGACGAACTGATTCGCGATTTCAACCGTATTTTCGGAGACCTGGGCGCCTGGACCCTGCCCTCCCGTCCCCCTGGTGGGTATGGCCCCGGCGCTTGGTTGAGGGGCCGAAAGGAAAGGCACAGGGGAGGCTTCCCCTATCCCGGCCCTGATTCTCCATCCCCTTTTGCAGAGCTCCCAGGTCCGGAGCCAGAGACCCCCGCTGAGAGGCGGAGGGAGGGGGAGACCATCCGGGATTCCATGCTCAAGTATCCTGACAGTCACCAGGCTAGGATTTTCAATCGGGGCTCGGACAGTGAGCCGGGGTGCTCATCTCCCAAAGGAGTCCCAGACTGGGACTCCAAGAGGCCTTTGCGAGGGGTGAGTCCCATTCCCCCGCAGACCCAGTGACCCGCCAAAAGGGCTCGGGACACGGACACACACGCGGGGGTCTGGGCGACAACATTGGCGCACTGGGGCCGGGGGCAACGCCAGGGGGGCCCAGGAGCATTGCGGGGAGCAGAGGTTGGCAGCTGGGGACCACAGAGGGACCTCAGATCCCCGAGACTGCCTTTTATGGGCCTTTCTCCAAGGTCACTTAAGTAGTCAGCAGCAGGGCCTGGCTTCCAGCCCAGGGTCCTTGTCACCGTATCACAGTGAGCACCTAAGTAGACAGGGTAGTTCAGGGGCCGGGCAGACGGTGGAgctggggaggggatggggcgCATCCCCTCAGAAGGGTCTCCTTTCATCAGCTGGGGCTCCTTTTGCAGTTTGATGACATGTGGCCGGTGACCCCTGATGCTAGACCAAGAGAGGACAAGGGTAAGTCTGAGAGCCATAAAGGGTCCCTGATTACCCGCTCTGAGTTTTCACCTACCCTCGCACTCAAGTTTGCTTCATGTTCCTGAACATTTCCAGCTTGCCTCCCGAGTGCCTaattcttctccccctccccaccttgTGTGCTTGTTTTTTTCAACAACTCATCTCTCTCCCCTACCAGATCTTGATTCCCGGGTCTCACAGGAGGGCCTGGGTCAAGTCCTACAGCCCCAGCCTAAATCTTACTTCAGAAGTGTGTCCGTGACCAAAATAACTGGACCAGATGGGGTGAGCTGGATGGGATGGATTGGGGGTGGGGAAACCGTAAAGCGCTGGGGTCTGTGGAAGACGCCAAGTTCTGATTATGAATGAGTGGGGTGGCTGTTCCCACAGACAATAGAGGAGCGACGCACTGTCGTAGACAGTGAGGGCCACAAAGAAACCACGGTCACCCGTCGAGAAGCAGATAGCAGTTCTAGAGATGGTGAGTGGGGAAGGAGAAGCAATGGTGAGACCATCCCCAAGCTTTTGCAGCGGTGAAAACCCCTTGAAGAAGCCGAATTGATTGATCTCTGACTCCCCGTCTTAATTCtcatctttttgttctttctccccAGCTTTATTCTACTCTGTCGGGCTTTATCCTGGTTCCCCTTTCCTCTTAAATTAAATACATTcagcaagcctttattaagcacttatactGTGTTGGGCTTTGTCGAGGTCTTTAAGGGGGGGGTTACATTCTAAAGGAAACCACATCTATACAGATAAGTGAACAAAAGCTCTTAAACTTCTTCATCAAAGAGGGAACTCAGGCAGGCAAGGGGATCAGCCTATGCAAGGACCTGGAGCTGGGAGGTAAAAAGTACTTTATAGGGAACAGCAAACAGGTCAGTGTGTCTGGAACACAGGATTCTCCTTCTGAAGCACTTCTAGTTTATGCCTTCCTATCTGAATGTATCATTCTCCTCTAGATTCAGGTACCCCAAGGCCTCCAAATTTGGGGGACAGCTCTTCCTTCCTGGATTCGTTCCTAGGACGATGGTTCCGATCTTGGTAATCCAAGTTGATACCATGGAGGACTCCATCCCTCCCATCCTTGCCCCAATCATTGCCATCTGGTTCCTGACATCACTAGTTGGCTCAGCTGCTCTTCCTCCTGCCACAGGGAGGGTATTCTGAAGGTGGGGAGTGATAGATAAAGGAAAAGGTACCCTAcacttttccccccttcccttgcTGCCTCccaaataaaatctttatttatgCTATTGCCTCTGTCTCATGGTATGTCTAGCTCTTCTAGACCCGGCCTgggccttttgtttttctttgatctgaattCATAATGAATGAGAATCAAGTATAAATATCCCTGCATTCTTGTACTTGAATGAAGTATTAGTGTTCTTAGTTAAGAACATCCCTCAATAGGAAAAAAGGTATCAggatcaatatttttaaaaattcacaacaTTCCTAATCCAGTGCATTTAGTAAGAAGTAACTAGTATGTTATCAAATATGGGCTATTTGATACGACCCTCAGAGTAGGAGACCCATGACTTAAAGAAAGATTAAGGGAAGTAGTATATTCCATTTTTGCTATTTCAAGAGATTTCAGAGGCCATTAGACTaacatctttgttttatttatttttatactctaaACTGAAACACTACATACACATAACAGATTGTGAAAAGGAGTCTCTGTGAAATCCTAAATCTCCATTtcatattgcttgtctttttttttttaagtgttaaaaTAAATTAACTGCACAACTGCCCTTATCAGTTCTTCCTTTTgtgcattaatttaaaaaaaaaaaagttttaatgatcCTCTTTTTAATGCATTATTAATGCTAACCTCTTCCTTTATTAACAAGAAGACTAAAAAACAAGATTCTTGAAAcaagtatagtcaagcaaaatgagTTCACACAATGACTTGGTCTTATAGTATTTATTTCTGCACTTTGTGTTAAACACTTCTCCATTGGGAGATAGATAGCAAACTTTATCTGtaagttttaatttttcagtatttttctttatgatataTCCTGGTACAAATTGGTTTCCTAgcagccaaaattaaaagggaaaaagaaagctggaaaacaattttttacagccagtatttctgataaagacctcaaaatatatggagaactgactcaagtttatgagaatacaagtcatttcccagttgatgattggtcaaaggatatgaacagatagttttcagatgaaattaaagccatttctagttatatgaaaaaatgctctaaatcactattgattaaaaaaatgcaaattaagataacccTAAGGTACCATTTCATATCTCAGTTTAGTCCAGAGAACTATAAAACTATGCCTACCCTTTTATCCATCGGATTTGTTATTAggtttatcccaaagagatcataaaagagggaaaaggatccatatgttcaaaaaattttgagtggtaagaaactgaaaattgagtggatggccatcaattgaggaatggctgaataagttatgaaggtaatggaatattattattctgtaagaaatatccCAAATGTAGAAAggaaaacttgatttttaaaattacaaagagCTATAGGATGATGCAGAGCTAACAGTGCAAGAAAAATATCCCTACAGAAATTTAATGTCTCCAAAGGGTTTTAAGggagttaaataagaaaaacaaaaaggtagTCAGAGTGAGTCAGTTCTGTGTTGAGAGcttaaagaaagggaagaagtgagaataaaaacaaatttagaaaaggtaaaacaagtataaaaaagaagaaaggggtaGAACTTCCTATTTTGCATGTTTGAAAGGCAAGGAAATATACAAACATGGAAGAAGAGGTGGGTGGGCTGTGTATcatctctcatttttatgttaagtggaaaaagatagagaaatatatgtagaaatcaaattcaacaaggaaaaaataggatTACAAGAGTGGTTAatactgttttaagaacaactaagtcattttgagtattatacacaaattttaaaaataaaagacatgaaGAAAAAAGGCTACCTGCAAAGAAAATACAGAATGTGTAGAAAAGTTttacatatatgaatacacacacacacacacacacacacacgcgcgcgcgcgcgcgtgaATATCTATTTGTGCCTAGCCATCTCTAGGGGAATGGAAGTTTAAGAGGGAAAAACAAATTATGTTTCTTCATTTTAGGGTTTCTACTcagctcttttattttcttcagaaatgcTTATAATCTttaaattgtccattttttcctccttatgtTGAGCTTTTT
The Sminthopsis crassicaudata isolate SCR6 chromosome 4, ASM4859323v1, whole genome shotgun sequence genome window above contains:
- the HAX1 gene encoding HCLS1-associated protein X-1 isoform X2; this translates as MSLFDIFRGFFGFPGPQRPRDPFFGGITREEDDEDEDEEGRGGAPWGPRFGGPGSSEDFTFGFGFGSEDEMRFHDNFGFDELIRDFNRIFGDLGAWTLPSRPPELPGPEPETPAERRREGETIRDSMLKYPDSHQARIFNRGSDSEPGCSSPKGVPDWDSKRPLRGFDDMWPVTPDARPREDKDLDSRVSQEGLGQVLQPQPKSYFRSVSVTKITGPDGTIEERRTVVDSEGHKETTVTRREADSSSRDDSGTPRPPNLGDSSSFLDSFLGRWFRSW
- the HAX1 gene encoding HCLS1-associated protein X-1 isoform X1 produces the protein MSLFDIFRGFFGFPGPQRPRDPFFGGITREEDDEDEDEEGRGGAPWGPRFGGPGSSEDFTFGFGFGSEDEMRFHDNFGFDELIRDFNRIFGDLGAWTLPSRPPELPGPEPETPAERRREGETIRDSMLKYPDSHQARIFNRGSDSEPGCSSPKGVPDWDSKRPLRGLGLLLQFDDMWPVTPDARPREDKDLDSRVSQEGLGQVLQPQPKSYFRSVSVTKITGPDGTIEERRTVVDSEGHKETTVTRREADSSSRDDSGTPRPPNLGDSSSFLDSFLGRWFRSW